The sequence TCGCCGCTTGTCGATGTCGAATTCCTTGTCGATCCCCGTGCCGATCGCCGTGATCAGCGCGCGGATCTCCTCGTGACCGAGCATCTTGTCCACGCGCGCCTTCTCGACGTTGAGGATCTTCCCCTGGATCGGCAGGATGGCCTGAAAATGCCGGTCCCGCCCGGTCTTCGCGCTCCCGCCCGCGGACTCGCCTTCGACCACGAAGATCTCGCACTTCGTCGGGTCCTTCTCCGCGCAGTCGGCGAGCTTGCCCGGCAGCGTGCTGATATCGAGCGCGTTCTTCCGGCGCACGAGGTCCCGCGCCTGGCGCGCCGCCTCCCGGGCGCGTGCGGCCTGTGCCGCCTTCGCGACGATCTTCTTGGCGTCGCTCGGGTGCGTCTCGAAGTATTCCGCCAGGCCCTCCCCGACGACTGACTCGACGAGACCCTTGACCTCTGGGTTCCCGAGCTTGGTCTTGGTCTGCCCCTCGAACTGCGGCTCGGGAAGCTTGATCGAGATCACCGCGGTCAGCCCCTCGCGCACGTCCTCGCCCTGGAGGCTCACGTCCTTGAGCAGCCCCTGGCGCCGGGCGTAGTCATTGATGCTGCGCGTCAGCGCCGAGCGGAACCCGACGAGGTGCGTACCGCCCTCGGTCGTGTTGATCGTGTTGACGTAGGTGAACACGTGCTCGAGGAACCCGGTGTTGTACTGCACGGCGGCGTCCACCTCGACCCCGTCCCGCACGCGGTGGATCGTGATTGCGTCGCCGACGCCGCCCTTGCTCTTGTTCTGGGACTTGACCAGCTCCGTGATGCCGCCCGTGTGCTTGAACTCGCGTGTCTCGCCGGACCGCTCGTCCGCAAGCGTGAGCACGATCCCGGCGTTGAGGTAGGCGAGTTCGTCGAGCCGCTCCGCGAGGATCGCCGCGTCGTAGACGGTCTCGACAAAGATCTCCTTGTCCGGCATGAACGTGACCTTGGTGCCCGGCCGCTCACTCTTGCCGGTGACCCGCAGCGCGCTCGCGCGCTTCCCGCGCTCGAATCGCTGTTCGTACCGCTTGCCGTCGCGCCGGACCTCGACCTCAAGCCACTCGGAGAGCGCGTTGACGACCGACACGCCCACGCCGTGCAGGCCCCCGGAGATCTTGTAGCCCCCGCCGCCGAATTTCCCGCCGGCGTGGAGCATCGTCATCACGACCTCGACGCCCGGCTTTCCCACCTTGGCGACGGTGTCGACGGGGATGCCGCGCCCGTCGTCGCGCACGGTCACGCTGTTGTCGCGGTGGATGATGACGTCGATTCTCTTCGCAAACCCAGCCAGCGCCTCGTCGACGCTGTTGTCCACGACCTCGAACACGAGGTGATGCAAACCGCGACTGCCGGTGCTCCCGACGTACATGCCAGGGCGCTTCCGCACCCCCTCGAGGCCTTCAAGGACCTGGATCTGTTGGGCGTCATACGTCGGCTGATCCATCGAGCGTCTACCCTCCGGTTGCTGCGGCGACCACCAAAGAGGGCATGGCCAGATGCCACGCCCCTGGGAATTCTATCTACTAAATCCTACCAGAAATTGTCGAAGCGGTCAATCGCTGGAACGCCCGTCCCACAAGGATTTCAGCCTTCTGCGCCGCCAAGGCCCCACTGTACATTCATAACTCTCCTGACCAGGGTCAACGAGGAAATCGCCGAAGCGTACACCCCATGCGTCGTCACAACAACCGATTTTCGATCCTCTGATTTGATTTCGACCACCATTCGGCCGCTGGCTCTTGCGGATGCCAGAAATCGATCGTTATCATCGTTTCCCTCGAGCATGCGGGCGTCGAAAATGCCGACGATCTCTTGGATCGGAACGACCACTTCGCCTCCGAGGTGGACATACACGAGGACCCCTCCCTACCGGCCGCCGCGGCCGTCCGACGTTCCGGCATCGCCGGATCGTCCAAGCGGTCGCATGACGATGTCGATCTCGGTAATCGCCTCGCCTCCGGCCCGTTGGTTCAGGGTCTGGACCAGCGCCCGGCGTTTGAGCCCGAGCTCGTAGTACACGGCCGGGAGGTCGGTCGCCACCACGAGCACACTGCCGCGGACGCCCACGGCCCTGGCATGCCGCGCACGGGCATCCCCAACGACCTCTGCCCACAAGTCTAGCACCGCGGCCTGCCTGGCGCGCCTCGGCCCCATCAACGCGGTGAGTGCGTCGCCCAACAGTTCCTTAAGCGCGTACACCGCGACCCTCCGCGAGCGCCCCGTCGCGCACCAGGAAGTGACGCAGCGGTGTCCCTGGCGAGTCGGGCAGACTCGTGTGCGTCATCAGCACCTGCGGGCCCGAGACTTCCCGAAGCAGCAGCGCCTGTCTGGACGGATCCAGATCTGCGAGCACGTCGTCCAGCAACACGACCGGCCACTCGTCGAGTTCGTCGCGCAGCAGTTCGATCTCCCCCAGCCGGAGGCTGAGCGCGGCCGTATGCTGCTGGCCGCGCGAGCCGAACATTCTGAGATCGACGCCGTTCACAGTCAGCCGCAGGTCGTCGCGATGCGGACCCACAAGGCTGGTGCGCCGTCGCCGCTCGTCAGTTCGCCGCGCCGCGAGCGCGCGCTCAAGCGCGCGCCGCTCATCCTCGGCGCCCCCCGCGCCGGTCGTATCCACATAGGTCACGTCCAACTGCTCGTCCCCGCCGGCGATGCGCGCGTGGCGCGCGTGCGCCCGCGCGGCCAGCACGGTGACAAACTCCCGACGCCGTTCCACGATCGTCGCGCCCAACTGGACGAGTTGATCGTCCCACGGCGCCAGCGCCGCGGGCACGGCATCCGCCTTCAACAACCGGTTCCGCTGGCGAACCACCCGCAGGTAACGCGCCAGATGGAAGTAGTACGACGGGCTCACCTGGCTCAGCGCCGCGTCCATCAGACGCCGGCGATGGCCAGGCACGCCCCGGATGACTTCGTCGTCCAGCGGGCCGGCTAGCACCACCGCCAGGCGCCCGAGGAGCTGGCCGCGCTGCGCTTGGACGCCGTTCACCTTGATGCGCTTCTCACCGGTCGCCCGGTCGAACGCGACCTCCAGCACGCTCGGCCGCACGCCGTCGACGACGGCGCGCACATAGGCGCGGTCCTGGCCGAATCGCACGAACTCCGCGTCCGCGCCGGCGCGCGGACTGCGGCCCACCGCCACGGTGTACACAGACTCGAGCAGATTACTCTTGCCCTGTGCGTTCGGTCCGCAGAAAACCGTGACGCCGTCTTCGAGCGCCACGTCCTGGGACGCGTAGTTCCGGAAATCTCTCAGGCGAAGCTCAACGAGGCGCAACCCTGTACTCCCGCCCGCCCGCCGCCACCAGGTCGCCAGGCCCGAGCTGGCGGCCGCGGCGCCGCTCGACGACCCCATTGACGGCCACCTGTCCCCGCTGCACGAGCACTTTGGCCGCGCCGCCGGTGCCGGCGATCCCCGCCCACTTCAAAAATTCGCCGAGCGTAATCCGCGGCGTCGAGATGGAAACCCGAACCGCCGCCTTGGCCACCGGCTAGCCGTACACCCGCACGGGCGCGAGCACGTACACGTAGTCGGCATGGTCCACAGGGCGGAGCGCCCCGGGGCTGAGCGGTCCCGTCAGCTCCAACGTCACCTCGGCGGCATCCATGTTCCCGAGCGCGTCCATGAGAAATTTCGCGTTGAAGGCGACCGGAATCGCCTCGCCCTCCACCTGGACCGGGATGTCCTCCTGGGCTTTCCCAACATCGGGTGTGTTGGAACTGATCGTCAGTGTGTCCCCGGAGGCATTCAGGCGAACGACGTTCGCGGAGTCTCTCGCGGTGATGCTCGCCCTTCGCACTCCACGGAGCAAACGCTCGGTCCCGATCTTGATTCGTTGCTTGAACTCTTTGGGAATCACCTGTTCGTAGTTCGGGAACTGGCCCGCGATTAGGCGCGACACGAATCGCAGCCCCGGCAACGAAAACACCAACTGGTTTTCTTGAGAAGCGATCGTGACCTCCCCCTCCGCCGACGCCAGCACACGCACCAACTCTGCCATGGTCTTGTTGGGCACGATTGCCGCGATCTTCCCTCGTGGCTCCCCGGAGATCTTCGCCCGGCGGAGTGCCAACCTGCCCCCGTCGGTCGCGACAAGTTGCCCGGAGCCGCCCTCAAGCACCATGTACACTCCGGTCAGAAATGGCCGCGTTTCATCAGACGATACGGCAAAGCTCGTCTGCCGAATCATGGTCCGGAGGAGCCCCCCGTCGATCTTAATCAGAACGTGACCGTCACCGGACGGCATTAGAGGAAAATCCGTACTAGGTAGGCCCACGAGCTCGAATTTCACAGCATCGCAGGTGATCAGGGCCTTGGCATCTCCCTCTTCTACGGCAATATCCACAGGAGATTCAGGTAAGTTTGAGACAATATCTGTGAATATTCTGGCAGGAAGAGTAACGGCGCCCTCCTCCTGAACCTTGGACTGAATATGAGACTCGATTCCGAGTTCTAGATCAGTCGCAGCTATCTTTACGACGTTTTTCGACGCTTCAATTAGTATATTCCCAAGGATGGGCATGCTCGCCCTCGGCGAGATGGCCCGACCTACAGTCTGCACGCTTCGAAGGAGTTGCTCTTGGGAGCACTGTAGGCGCATAACCCTCTCCTAGGGTAATTTTAAGTATAAATATTCGTCAGAACAGTAGTAGAACCTGTGGATACTGTGCATATCGCACCCGGAGCGATGCGACGTAAGGGTTTCCAGTTGTGGATAACCACTTGCTGAACTTCCCCGGGTTATGCACGGTATCCGCAGGTTCGGACGGATTGTAACGTTCGGGGTCTCTGACCATCTACTTGTCCCCTTTCAGTCCACGCTCGGTCCGGAAATTGTCCACAAGGCTCTTGATACCGGCGGCCAGGTGGGTATCGTGGATTAGGGCATGCTTTACCCGGTCGCATGCGTGCATCACGGTGGTATGGTCGCGTCCTCCGAATTCCTCGCCGATCCGTGGGAGGGACGCGTCGGTGAGTTCGCGAGACAAATACATCGCGACCTGGCGTGGGAACGCCACGCCCTTCGTCCGTCGCTTCGCCTTCATTTCCTCGATGCGGATGCCGAAGAACTCGGAGACGGCCCGCTGGATCGCGGGAATCGTCACTGGGCGGATCCTGGCCTGTGGGAGTAGCTCTTTGAGCACGTCGGCGGCGAGATCGATGGAGATCGGGACGCGCTGCATTTCAGC is a genomic window of bacterium containing:
- the gyrB gene encoding DNA topoisomerase (ATP-hydrolyzing) subunit B; translation: MDQPTYDAQQIQVLEGLEGVRKRPGMYVGSTGSRGLHHLVFEVVDNSVDEALAGFAKRIDVIIHRDNSVTVRDDGRGIPVDTVAKVGKPGVEVVMTMLHAGGKFGGGGYKISGGLHGVGVSVVNALSEWLEVEVRRDGKRYEQRFERGKRASALRVTGKSERPGTKVTFMPDKEIFVETVYDAAILAERLDELAYLNAGIVLTLADERSGETREFKHTGGITELVKSQNKSKGGVGDAITIHRVRDGVEVDAAVQYNTGFLEHVFTYVNTINTTEGGTHLVGFRSALTRSINDYARRQGLLKDVSLQGEDVREGLTAVISIKLPEPQFEGQTKTKLGNPEVKGLVESVVGEGLAEYFETHPSDAKKIVAKAAQAARAREAARQARDLVRRKNALDISTLPGKLADCAEKDPTKCEIFVVEGESAGGSAKTGRDRHFQAILPIQGKILNVEKARVDKMLGHEEIRALITAIGTGIDKEFDIDKRRYDRIILMADADVDGAHIRTLLLTFLYRYMPQLIERGKVYIAQPPLYLIKAGKTPHYAYTDAARDEITADLSKQNLSFEIQRYKGLAEMNPEQLWETTMNPETRTLLQVELTANGANGDGGVDVVDQLFKTLMGDEVEPRRQFIQKYAKEVRNLDI
- a CDS encoding extracellular matrix/biofilm biosynthesis regulator RemA family protein; this encodes MYVHLGGEVVVPIQEIVGIFDARMLEGNDDNDRFLASARASGRMVVEIKSEDRKSVVVTTHGVYASAISSLTLVRRVMNVQWGLGGAEG
- a CDS encoding DUF721 domain-containing protein — encoded protein: MYALKELLGDALTALMGPRRARQAAVLDLWAEVVGDARARHARAVGVRGSVLVVATDLPAVYYELGLKRRALVQTLNQRAGGEAITEIDIVMRPLGRSGDAGTSDGRGGR
- the recF gene encoding DNA replication/repair protein RecF, which translates into the protein MGSSSGAAAASSGLATWWRRAGGSTGLRLVELRLRDFRNYASQDVALEDGVTVFCGPNAQGKSNLLESVYTVAVGRSPRAGADAEFVRFGQDRAYVRAVVDGVRPSVLEVAFDRATGEKRIKVNGVQAQRGQLLGRLAVVLAGPLDDEVIRGVPGHRRRLMDAALSQVSPSYYFHLARYLRVVRQRNRLLKADAVPAALAPWDDQLVQLGATIVERRREFVTVLAARAHARHARIAGGDEQLDVTYVDTTGAGGAEDERRALERALAARRTDERRRRTSLVGPHRDDLRLTVNGVDLRMFGSRGQQHTAALSLRLGEIELLRDELDEWPVVLLDDVLADLDPSRQALLLREVSGPQVLMTHTSLPDSPGTPLRHFLVRDGALAEGRGVRA
- a CDS encoding RNA-binding S4 domain-containing protein encodes the protein MAKAAVRVSISTPRITLGEFLKWAGIAGTGGAAKVLVQRGQVAVNGVVERRRGRQLGPGDLVAAGGREYRVAPR
- the dnaN gene encoding DNA polymerase III subunit beta — its product is MRLQCSQEQLLRSVQTVGRAISPRASMPILGNILIEASKNVVKIAATDLELGIESHIQSKVQEEGAVTLPARIFTDIVSNLPESPVDIAVEEGDAKALITCDAVKFELVGLPSTDFPLMPSGDGHVLIKIDGGLLRTMIRQTSFAVSSDETRPFLTGVYMVLEGGSGQLVATDGGRLALRRAKISGEPRGKIAAIVPNKTMAELVRVLASAEGEVTIASQENQLVFSLPGLRFVSRLIAGQFPNYEQVIPKEFKQRIKIGTERLLRGVRRASITARDSANVVRLNASGDTLTISSNTPDVGKAQEDIPVQVEGEAIPVAFNAKFLMDALGNMDAAEVTLELTGPLSPGALRPVDHADYVYVLAPVRVYG